The Moorena producens PAL-8-15-08-1 genomic interval GATTATTCCTTAGATTCGGTAGATGACAGACAAGAGGACAGGAGTTAATAGAGCAGCGATTCTGTTCGTACCAGTTGAACCTGTCAGCAAGTAAATAGTTATATTGATGGCGAAGCATATCCAACCATCTTTCTACTTCAGCTTCTTGTGACTTAGTTAATCTTAGTCGGTATTGGTACGCTGATCTCATTGTTGCTGCTTCCTGTTTCTCGACCTATCATTAGGATAGCAAGCGTATTTACGGATGTCAAGGCAAAATGAAAGACAAAAATTTGATGATTAGACTTACTAGTTTTGAAAAAATGCAACTTCAACAGGAAGCTGCTCGTAGAGGGATGACTTGCTCCGAATTGCTGAGGAGTTTAATAGCTCGTTTCCCTGAGCCAAAAGACTCTGTGTAAAATTCATCCCGGAGATGAAACCTTAGAATAAGGCAGCCTTAATCATAAAGTTTTAACCCTTTTACCCATAACCGACCAACCATAAAGGCTGCCTTATTCTTGCGGTAACTTCGTTCCCACGCTCATCCTTGCGGATTGAGACGTGGGGCTTCTTTTACCGGACAGCTAAAGAAACGGGCAATATCGGCTAACTGAGGATTCGATAAGGCTTGGGCGGATTCTGGTGTAATGCTATTAATGAATAGGTAAATATATAAACCTGCTAGAACAACGAAGGGAAGATAGGATTCCATTACTCGCTTGGTAATGCCCCAATTTGGAAATAAAATCATTAGGAGCCAAAAGGGCAAAACGAAGATATTGGCAATATTAAACAGTTGAGTGATCACCATATTTCTGTGTTTAAGATTTCAACTATTTACTATAGCAGTTATAAATTGGGTGAAGTTTTTCTGGGTTTTAGGGAATAGGGAATAGGGAGCAGGGAGTAGGGAGTAGGGTGAAGAGCATGGGGATTGGGAAAAAATCCTGTTCAGCTAATGAGTCTTATAGCGTTTGCATGTATGAGGTACAATTATCAAGCTCAAAGTCCCCCTTTTTAAGGGGGATTTAGGGGGATCTCTTTGTACCTCATGAGAAACAGAATTGCTATATAACTTCTATCAGTTTTACCCAGAGCATTTGAGATGATGGGTTCGGATTAATCTGTTGTGTTAATCTGTTATGCTAATTTGTTCAGGTTCATTTTCCACAGTTGGATGTTGGTTAGACCAAAAAGATTACCATTGCTCCTCCGAAACCCAATCACTGGGGAGAGTTTAATCTCAGGTCGCCCCTGGGGATAATTTTAAACAAATTCCACAAGACCTGTGGAATTTACGCTATAACTATTCAACGGTGAAGGTTCAACACTTAATAAATTATAATAAATCCGATGATTAACAACCATGACGGCTCTCTAGCCACTACACTAAAGCAACGGCGTCAAAAATTGGCTCAGCTGGTGGATTTTCCAGTAATTCTCTGGTCTGGACATCCTAGTCCTCGGAATTTCCGAGCCAATTCCTTCCCGTTTCGCGCTAGCAGTCACTTCTTGTATTTTGCTGGTTTACCCTTAACTAAAGCGGTAATTGGCCTCAATGATGGCAAACTGGATTTATTCATGGATAAGCCAGCCCCTGGTAGTGCGTTGTGGCACGGAGAAGTGCCTTCACCTGAGGAAATTGCTGAGATGATTGGGGCTAATCGGGTTTTTCCCCTTTCAGAATTGCGTTCGCATTCTCAGGGAGCAGCAACCATTGCTGTTCAAAATCCCACTACTTACAGCCAACAACAGGAAGTATTAAGTCGTCCTGTCGGACCCGCTGATGCTCCAGAAGGGATTGACTTGGATTTAGCGAAAGCAATAATATCCCTACGGTTATACCATGACGAGGGGGCATTATCGGAGTTGCGCCAAGCCGCTGAAGTTTCGATAGCTGCTCATAAAGCGGGAATGGCAGCTACTCCCAAGGCTAAACGGGAAGCGGACGTGCGGGGAGCGATGGAAGGGGTAATTATTGCCAATAATATGACCCGTGCTTACACAAGTATTGTTACGGTTCATGGGGAAGTGCTCCACAATGGTGAGTATCACCATTCCCTGCAACCGGGAGAGTTACTGCTGGCGGATGTAGGAGCAGAAACCCCTATGGGTTGGGCGGCGGATATTACCCGCACTTGGCCGGTGAGTGGTAAATTTTCTCCTACTCAGCGGGATATATATAATGTCGTCAAAGAAGCCCATGATTTCTGTATCAAGAATCTTTACCCTGGGGTGGAATATCGAGAGATTCATATGACAGCAGCAGGGGTGATGGCCGAGGGATTGATAGATTTGGGGATTCTGCGAGGAGACATCTCGGATTTGGTAGCAATGGATGCCCATGCTTTATTCTTTCCCCATGGTGTTGGTCATTTGCTGGGATTGGATGTCCATGATATGGAAGATTTAGGGGATTTGGCAGGGTATGCACCAGGACGGGAAAGAAGCGATCGCTTTGGCTTGGGCTTCCTGCGACTAGACCGACTGTTGGAACCAGGAATGTTGGTCACAATTGAACCAGGATTTTATCAAGTTCCAGGGATTTTGAATGACCCAGAGCGACGGTCAACTTACAAAGATGTGGTGGATTGGGATAGATTGGCACAATTTGATGATGTGCGGGGGATTCGGATTGAGGATGATGTGTTGATTACTGAGACAGGAGCAGAGGTTTTGACCGCTGGCTTACCAACTAATCTAGAGGCAGTTGAGGATTTGGTTAGGGGAGAATAAGTTTTAAGCTAAAACCTTTTACCAAGGCAAAAGGCAAAAGGCTTGCATACAAAAGGCAAAAGGGGTTAATGGTGCTCTTAAGTTGAGAGACATGATTTTGAAAAGACCTGATCTCATCAGGTCTTTTTTAGATCTTATCTAAATCAGAAGTGCCCTAAATCAAGACAAAGATGACAGCTCTTGCCTTTTGCCTCTTGCCTCTTGCCTTTCCCAAGCGCGACTATGTTCACAACTAAACTAAAAATGTCTATCATAACTTGAATCAATAAACAAGATCCGGGTGCGATCAATTTTTTTGCTGGTATTCACTACACTGTCTGAGATAGTGTTAAGTTTGAACAATTTGCCTTGGCTTACGATAACATTTGTAAATACTTAGCCGAAGAATACCCATCGGAGTTTTTTCATTGGCTATTGGGTGAAGAACCTCGGGATATTCAGGTACTTAAAACGGAATTAAGTGCTGAACCAATTCAAGCTGATGCTCTGAGTTTACTCCAAAGTACAAACCAAATTCTGCACCTAGAATTTCAAACCTTACCCCCATCCGAGCCACCACTACCATTTCGGATGTTGGACTATTGGGTCAGACTACACCGCAAGTACCGATGTCCCATTGAGCAGGTGGTTATTTTTCTAAAGTCTACGAGCTCAGATCTGGTATTCAATAACGAATTTAGGGATATTAATACCTGGCATCGTTATAGAATAATTCGTCTGTGGGAGCAAGACCCTCAACCACTGTTGGCCAATCGGGCTTTGTTACCCTTGGCAACTTTAGCTAGGAGTAATCGGCCTAATCTATTGTTAGAGCAAGTGGTTGCTGAAGTCGATAGAAGCGATGCAGCGCGGTCTTGGGGGTTTCCCCCATGAGCGACTGCATCAAGACATTGAAGAACAAGGTCAACGAGGAACCCTAGCGGCCTGTGTGGATGTACTGGCTGGTTTGCGGTTTGACAAAGATTTAGTCCGTCGATTTTTATCCGAGGAAATTATGGAAGAATCAGTCACCTATCAAGATATTATCCAAAAGGGACGCCAGCGCGGCAAGCAGGAGGAAGCGGTATTAATTGTTATCCGTTTGCTAACCCTGAGGTTAGGTTTACTTGACCCTGTGCTCCAACAGCGGATTGAGGGATTATCCATTACTCGATTGGAGGAATTGAGTGAAGCGTTGTTGAATTTTGAGACAGCAACGGATTTAGCGGTTTGGTTGGATCAGCAGTAGTAGTGGGTCTGACCACAAACTATGCTTGACTATACAGAGTTTTTCATAACTATTAAGTGCCCTTGACCCATTAAGAATTAAATTCGCGCTTTGGTGCGCGCCTCCAAGGGCGCGAGCAATCCCTCGCGCCCTTGGGTCGCACCTATCGGCAAAGCCCTTCGCGTTTCGCCGTAGGCGAAAGCGTGGCCAAAGGCCTCAGCTACGTGAACGGGTCGTACCTGAGGTACACAGGATTTTTTTCTGTTCCCAGATCCGCTGTTCCCAGATCCGCTGTTCCCTACTCCCTACTCCCTACTCCCTACTCCCTACTCCCTACTCCCTACTCCCTACTCCCTAACATCCACAACTTGTGCCCTTCACCCAATTAAGAACTGCTATAGAATAACTAAAGACCAATGACCAATGACCAATAACTAATGAATACATTGCGTCGGTGCTTAATCTTAGGTCTAGCCACCCTACTCACAATCTTTGGAGTGATTAGCTGCCAATCTCACTCCCAAAGTCAATCACCAACATCCAGTAACCTCACCCTAGAAACAGCAGGATTAACCCTAGAAAAATTAGGATCTGGAATTTACGGACTAATCGCTAGTACAGACTTTCCCCCCCAAGACCCTAACGCAGCAATTTGTAATGCTGGGATTGTGATTGGTAGCGATGGAGTATTGGTAATTGATCCATTTCAGAATGAAGCACTAGCTAACTTAGTCTTCTCAACTGTTGAAGACTTAACCGATAAACCCATCAAGTACGTTCTCAACAGTCATTATCACTTTGACCACACTGGTGGTAATTCCGCTGCCGAAGCTAAAGGTATCCCCATCATTGGGCGGGGACCAATTCGAGAATTCATGGAAGATCGTAACAAACAATACGACCCCAATCCCACTCCACCCAACGTAATAGTTAATAGTGAGAGTAAGATTTGGTTAGGCGATCGCACCGTAGAAATTGAAGAAGTAGAAGGGCATTCTGGGGGAACAGATATTGTGGCCTATGTTCCCGATGCCAAAATTATGTTTACCGGTGATATATTGTTCAATCAGCGATTTCCATACACTGGGGATGGTAATATTCGCAAATGGCAGAGTACTTTATCTGAGCTCAGGGCAAACTATCCCGATGCGCGTCTATTACCTGGCCATGGTCCGATTACTGATAGTAGTGGCTTAGACACCTTAAAGACTTACTTGGATCAACTGGAAAAATTAGCATTAACGTGGAAAGAAAAGTCTCTGACTCAAGAACAAGTTCTTGCCAACTATTCCCAAATTCCTGCTGCTTATAAGAATTATAAATTCCAAGGATTATACAAAGATAATCTTGAAACAGCTTATAAGCAAATTACCGCTGAGCGTTGAGGGTTTCAGGGGTAAAGTTGCTGAATTATTCCAGGATAATGGAGGATATTACAATAATGTAAGCTATCAGCTATTAGCGAACAGCTTATGGGTTAGGTCACAGGCTGGAAGCCTGTGCCACATTACCTGAAGTGCTTTTGAATAAAATAAGCTGACTGCTGACTGCTGACTGCTGACTGCTGACTGCTGACACAATAACAAATCCTATTATGATATCATGACTAATCAAGAAGAAGACCCATTGAAAAGCAAGCTAGAGAAAAATTTGCAAGAGTCCCAATGGCTACAGAAATTTAAACAACTGAGTCAAGGACTAAGCCAAATTAAGACAGAAATTCCTCTAACTCAACTCTGTAAGCTAGAGTGGGTTACTGCTACTGACAGCTTAATCATTCACTGTCCAAATCGAGAAGTCAGGGATGGATTGTGTAAGCTTTCATCCCAGATTGCCCAAATCACTATTGGCGCAAAATCCTTTATTATTAGACATCCAGACTATCAAGATATTACTATTAAGCCGTAAGCATTCAGCTATCAGCTATCAGCTTCAGTCTATCCTTCATATCTTTCGCAGCTACGGCGTAGCCTCCGTCTGCACCATCCACAAAATGTACTTGGCGTCCATGGCGCTCAAATACCAGACAGGTCATCAGTGCTCGGTCTGAAATATGGAGACCATACACTAACTTACCTTGTTTATAATTATTTTCCAAATAGTCTGTTAATTGTTTTCGTTGTGCTTCATTGCCAGCAATCACCATGCGTAACAGATCATCAAACTTTCTGTAATCCGTTGCTGCGATCGCATTTCGTTTATAGGCTCCCCAGTCTCCATCTGGAAATTTCACCTTCAACGTCATCAACAACCAGCCCAAAAGATTTTCAAACCAGATTTTCGAAAAATAGAGCATCCTATGGCTTAGCTTACTCGACTGGGCGCACAGCCGAGTTTCAGCACTTAAGTTATGATAACTAAACCCTAGATTTAAATAGTTTTCATCAACGGGATTTAAAAGCTCTTCACTTCCATATATAGTGTCAATTTTTTCAATAATTTTTCGATAAGTTAAATTAGCTAAATCAGCTTGATTAGACGTTGCTTTCACAATCAAGCTGATCGTTTCACCATATTTACTTGGAATGTCTTGCCAGCGACACTCTAAATTAGACAAATCAGCTTTAGCATTATCAGTAGGGTTTTGGTAAAGGTAGAGGTTACTCGTATTTGGATGTTTAATCAATTCAGTAGCATAACTCAAACCATCTCCAGTAAATATAGCCTGATAATAATTTTCAGATACCTTGAGCTTCGCTAATTTAACATCATAATCATTTACTCTGACATCAGACATAGGTACTGCACCCACCCGCAATTCCATCCCAAATTCTTCCTTGGCTAGCTTACTAGTGGCTAATAAGGCTTCCCGAGCAGGGGCAAACAGAGAAGGAGGAATCAACAGAGTTGCTCCATCTCCCCCAAACACAAAAGGAATGTCTAAATTACCTGCTATATTTAAAACAGCGACAATGGAGCAGGCTCCTAATAGGTTAACCTCTTTGTAGCGTCCTGATTCGATAGCTTGAGTCGAACCAATAATATCGCTAATCACAATATACCAATCCCTGGGAACTGATTTAAAATTCCGAGAGTCAGTAATATCGATGAAGTTTTCTAAAAGGGGTAAATTAGCATAAAAAAATTCTGTAGTCATGGTTTAATCTAAAGGAATAACAAACCTTTTTACTAGGGTGATATAGCACTACCCATTAAGGTGTTTGACATTGATAAAAGCTAAAAAAGTGCGACCCGTGGCGAATTTAATTCTTAATGGGTCAAGGGCACCTAAGCTGTTATAGTAAACTTTTGCCTTTTGCCTTTTGCCTTTTGCCTTTTGCCTTGCGCGTAGCGTTATAACACCCTGAAAGGCACTTAGATAAAACCAAGCTAGCTGCTACACCCTACCAACCGTCAACTGTCAAGGGTCAACAACAAGGGATCCCTTAAAATAAGCAAGTTAACTATTGATTCGATTAAGGATTTGTGTCTGAAAACCAGAAAACCACTCGTTCCCTAGCTGGCATTGCCGGGATTGTCGCAGTAGCCACCATTATTAGTAAAGTATTTGGCTTAGTCCGCCAACAAGCCATGGCAGCAGCCTTTGGAGTTGGTCCGGTTATCAACGCCTACAGCTATGCTTACGTGATCCCCGGGTTTTTATTAATCCTCCTCGGTGGCATTAACGGACCGTTTCATAGCGCCTTAGTTAGTGTTCTCGCTAAACGCGATAAATCAGAAGCCCCACGGCTGGTGGAAACAGTAACTACCTTAGTAGCTTGTATCCTATTATTGGTAACCATTGGTCTAGTGCTCTTTGCTCCAGTCTTTATTGATGTTCTAGCACCAGGGTTTCAGGATACCCCAGAAGGGTTACAAGTTAGAGCGATCGCAATCCGGCAATTACAGATTATGGCACCCATGGCAGTGCTAGCCGGATTAATTGGCATTGGCTTTGGTACCCTCAATGCTAGCGATCAATACTGGCTACCCGCCGTCAGTCCCTTATTTTCCAGCATCACCGTCATTGTTGGCTTAGGAATATTAGCCCTACAGTTGGGCAAAGAAATTAGTAATCCCGATTTTGCCATGATCGGTGGGATTGTCTTAGCTGGGGGTACCCTTGCTGGAGCAACTCTTCAATGGGTAGTGCAGCAAATCGCTCAGTGGCGCAGTGGCCTAGGTAAAATACGCCTACGATTTAACTGGGGTATCCCTGGAGTCAAAGACGTGATGCAGGTCATGGCTCCGGCCACCTTTTCCTCTGGGATGCTGCATATTAATGTCTACACCGACTTATTCTTTGCCTCCTTTCTGCCCCAAGCCGATGCTGCTGCTGCTAGCTTAAACTATGCCAATCTTTTAGTGAATACGCCTCTAGGCATTATCTCCAATGTCATTCTAGTCCCTCTACTACCGGTATTTTCCCGACTAGCTGCTCCTGAAAATTGGCCAGAACTCAAGCAACGGATTCGCCAGGGAATTCTGCTCACTGCCTTGACAATGTTACCTTTAAGTGCATTGATGGTGACCTTAGCCATGCCCATCGTGCAGGTAGTGTATCAGCGTCAAGCCTTTGATGCTAATGCCTCTCGGTTAGTAGCATCAGTGCTCATGGCTTATGGGATGGGCATGTTTGTCTACTTGGGACGGGATGTGCTAGTGCGGGTATTTTATGGTTTAGGAGATGGACAGACACCCTTTCGTCTGAGTGTGATTAATATTCTTCTCAATGCTGTACTAGATTATTTTCTAATTGATGCCTTTGGCACACCCGGTATTGTATTTGCCACCATTGGTGTGAATGCCTTTTCCATGGTAGTCCTGTTATGGCTATTAAACCGCAGGCTAAATGGCTTACCTTGGCAAGAGTGGATGTTGCCAATTCTAGGTTTAGCAGTGAGTAGTGTAATAGCTGGTGCCGCAAGTTGGGGAGTCAGTTGGGGGTGTGAGCAAGTATTAGAAACCAGTATTATTTGGGTGCAGTTGCTACAATTGAGTCTAGCTGGATTGGTAGGCTTAGGCGTGTTTGGTTTGTTAGCAACTCAGTTGAAGTTACCAGAAGTCGATATGTTTGTAGCTCGTGTGCGGCAGAAGCTGGGTCGTTGAGAGTATTTATCCTGTTACCAGTTTATCTTTGCTAAGAGAACTGGCATCAAAGCCTTATATAGTAAGCTTTTCAGGGCTCATGTCACCCCTGATAATATATATCAACATGTCACCCTCTCTAATATATATCAATTAGAGGGGTTGACATGAGTAAGCTGGTATGATACAATCCACATTTACTGCAGGACTTACGACCCAAGCAAGCTAATCTCGAATTCAAAGAAACCACCTATTGCTTGTGCCATTTTGGTGTGGAATTTTTTGAACAAACTAGCTTATTTGACTGGGTTTAGTGTTTATAAACTTAAGTATCAGGGCTGATCGGAGTATTTGACCGAGGAAGCTTCAACAACCTTCTTTAATTATGAGTTTAGTCTGATTCCACAATACTCCATATCTAGTGTCTTTGCGTAAGTCCTGTTAGTTACAATTCTTACCGTAGACGAGAATAAACAGATTAAACACGCATTGGACAATAAGATCATGCCACAAGTAGTAGCGCAACTGCGGTGGTTTGATAATGTTGTGCCCTTGCTCTGCCAACACTTTCAGTTAAACCAAGTTACCGAACAATGAAAAAGTATTATTTTATTGTAATCTCAACCTTAGCCTTGTTGACTTGCATACTCACATGCCAGCAAGTTCTAGCGGACGAGGTTTGGACAACCGCAGAATACAATGTGGTATATCATCAAGACCGCAACAACACC includes:
- a CDS encoding aminopeptidase P family protein gives rise to the protein MINNHDGSLATTLKQRRQKLAQLVDFPVILWSGHPSPRNFRANSFPFRASSHFLYFAGLPLTKAVIGLNDGKLDLFMDKPAPGSALWHGEVPSPEEIAEMIGANRVFPLSELRSHSQGAATIAVQNPTTYSQQQEVLSRPVGPADAPEGIDLDLAKAIISLRLYHDEGALSELRQAAEVSIAAHKAGMAATPKAKREADVRGAMEGVIIANNMTRAYTSIVTVHGEVLHNGEYHHSLQPGELLLADVGAETPMGWAADITRTWPVSGKFSPTQRDIYNVVKEAHDFCIKNLYPGVEYREIHMTAAGVMAEGLIDLGILRGDISDLVAMDAHALFFPHGVGHLLGLDVHDMEDLGDLAGYAPGRERSDRFGLGFLRLDRLLEPGMLVTIEPGFYQVPGILNDPERRSTYKDVVDWDRLAQFDDVRGIRIEDDVLITETGAEVLTAGLPTNLEAVEDLVRGE
- a CDS encoding MBL fold metallo-hydrolase; this translates as MNTLRRCLILGLATLLTIFGVISCQSHSQSQSPTSSNLTLETAGLTLEKLGSGIYGLIASTDFPPQDPNAAICNAGIVIGSDGVLVIDPFQNEALANLVFSTVEDLTDKPIKYVLNSHYHFDHTGGNSAAEAKGIPIIGRGPIREFMEDRNKQYDPNPTPPNVIVNSESKIWLGDRTVEIEEVEGHSGGTDIVAYVPDAKIMFTGDILFNQRFPYTGDGNIRKWQSTLSELRANYPDARLLPGHGPITDSSGLDTLKTYLDQLEKLALTWKEKSLTQEQVLANYSQIPAAYKNYKFQGLYKDNLETAYKQITAER
- a CDS encoding DUF3095 domain-containing protein, yielding MTTEFFYANLPLLENFIDITDSRNFKSVPRDWYIVISDIIGSTQAIESGRYKEVNLLGACSIVAVLNIAGNLDIPFVFGGDGATLLIPPSLFAPAREALLATSKLAKEEFGMELRVGAVPMSDVRVNDYDVKLAKLKVSENYYQAIFTGDGLSYATELIKHPNTSNLYLYQNPTDNAKADLSNLECRWQDIPSKYGETISLIVKATSNQADLANLTYRKIIEKIDTIYGSEELLNPVDENYLNLGFSYHNLSAETRLCAQSSKLSHRMLYFSKIWFENLLGWLLMTLKVKFPDGDWGAYKRNAIAATDYRKFDDLLRMVIAGNEAQRKQLTDYLENNYKQGKLVYGLHISDRALMTCLVFERHGRQVHFVDGADGGYAVAAKDMKDRLKLIADS
- the murJ gene encoding murein biosynthesis integral membrane protein MurJ, whose translation is MSENQKTTRSLAGIAGIVAVATIISKVFGLVRQQAMAAAFGVGPVINAYSYAYVIPGFLLILLGGINGPFHSALVSVLAKRDKSEAPRLVETVTTLVACILLLVTIGLVLFAPVFIDVLAPGFQDTPEGLQVRAIAIRQLQIMAPMAVLAGLIGIGFGTLNASDQYWLPAVSPLFSSITVIVGLGILALQLGKEISNPDFAMIGGIVLAGGTLAGATLQWVVQQIAQWRSGLGKIRLRFNWGIPGVKDVMQVMAPATFSSGMLHINVYTDLFFASFLPQADAAAASLNYANLLVNTPLGIISNVILVPLLPVFSRLAAPENWPELKQRIRQGILLTALTMLPLSALMVTLAMPIVQVVYQRQAFDANASRLVASVLMAYGMGMFVYLGRDVLVRVFYGLGDGQTPFRLSVINILLNAVLDYFLIDAFGTPGIVFATIGVNAFSMVVLLWLLNRRLNGLPWQEWMLPILGLAVSSVIAGAASWGVSWGCEQVLETSIIWVQLLQLSLAGLVGLGVFGLLATQLKLPEVDMFVARVRQKLGR
- a CDS encoding CopG family transcriptional regulator is translated as MKDKNLMIRLTSFEKMQLQQEAARRGMTCSELLRSLIARFPEPKDSV